The DNA sequence ATTTGTACGAAGTCTGGAACGAGAGTTTGTCCATGAACTCGATGGAAGTTGGGATGACGTGTCCCATCGTCATGATCGTCGGGACGATGCGAATAGCGGATTCGGCGTCTTTGAACATGACGAGCAGATCGATCTTTTCCGTTGGAAGCGGAAGCAGTTTGATGTAAATCTTGGTGAAGATTCCGAGTGTGCCTTCCGAACCGACCATCAGTTTAATAAAGTCGTAACCGACGACGTTTTTCGACAATTTACCGCCGAGATGTATAATTTCACCTTCGGGCGTGACGACTTCAAGACCGATGATGTAACGATCGGTGACGCCATATTTGACCGCGCGTCCGCCGCCCGCATTTTCGGCGACATTTCCGCCGATGAAGCAACTCTCGACGCTCATGGGGTAGCCGGCGAAGAACAATCCGTAGGCTTTCAGTTTCTCGTTGATTTCGTTCGTCACGACGCCCGGTTCCACGACGACGACAAGATTTTCCTTGTCTATTTCCAAGATTTCGTTCATGCGTTCCAGCGAGAGAGAAATCCCACCGTGGAGCGGCACCGCGCCGCCCGAAAGTCCGCTTCCCGCGCCGCGCGGCGTGACCGGGATATTTTCACGGTTCGCCAACTTCATGATTTTGGAGATTTCCTCAGCAGTTCGTGGCTTGACGACGGCTTCCGGCATGTGCGCGTAATGCTTTTCGGCGACTTCGTCATGTGAATAGGGTTCCATTTTATCTGGTTCGCCGAAGATGACGTACTTCGCGCCGACAATGGATTTGAGTTCATCAACGATTGGTGGATTGATCAAATTATACGTGTAATGAGACATAATAAACCTCCGCTAAAGAGACTTTTGTTGTTTCAATGCTTTCAGTTTGCCGATGAGAACCGGCAAAATTTCAAACAGGTCGGCGGCGATTCCGTAATTCGCGACCTGAAAAATTTGCGCATCCGGATCACTGTTAATGGCAATGATATTTTCCGCAGTTTTGATTCCCGCGAGATGTTGGACCGAACCGGAAATCGCGATGGCGATATAGAGTTTCGGACTGACGGTTTTGCCGCTCAATCCAACTTGATGTGGATAGGTTGCCCAGCCGAGATCAACCGCGTCGCGCGAGGCGCCAACTGCGGCGCCGAAAATGCCGGCGAGTTCGTGAATCATTTGGAAATTGTCACTTTTCTTGAAGCCTTTTCCGCCGGCGATAATGATTTCAGCATCCTGAATGCTTCCGCCTTCTTCAATATTCGCTTTGAAGCCAAGTCGTTTGACGCGGCTCTTCAGCAGATTTGGATCGATACTTTCGTAAATAATTTCGCCGGTGTGAGTGGTATCTGCCGGAAGTGGTTTATTCGAGTGCGGGCGAACCGTTGCCATTTCTGGTCGGCACGTTGGCGTTTTGATTGTTGCCAAAATGTTTCCGCCGATCGCCGGGCGCGTCTGGATGAGACAACCGGTTCCGTTTTCGATGTCAAGATCGGTGCAGTCCGCAGTTAATCCGGTATTGCATTTGACGGCGAGCGCGGGCATGACGGTTCGTCCCGTCGTTGTGGCGCTGGCAATCAGAATTTCAGGTTGATATCGTTGGATTAAACAAAGAAAAGTGTTTACATAGGGTTCCGGAAGAAAGTGCTCCAGCGAGGGACTTTCGACGACGATAACACGGTCGGCTCCCCGGTGGATCAATTCCTGCAAACCTTCTGTGTTAATTTGTTTGCCGAGCATGATCGCGACGAGTTTGACGCCGCGTTTATCCGCCAACGCGCGTCCGCGCTTTAGGAGTTCGTACGAAACGAGTTTGACTTTGCCATCTTCCTGTTCGCCGAGAATCCAAACATCTGTATATGACATTTTTAGTTCCTTAAATGATTTCTTTGGATTGGAGATAATTGATGAGCCCATCGACGGCGATTTCGATCTCGTGCTCGTCTTTCGGCTGGACGACTTCGCCGTTCCGTGCAACCTGCGGGGTCGAGATTTTAACAACACGGGTCGGTGAACCTTGAAGACCGAGATTTTCCGTCAATGCATCAATTTCGGTCGGGCCCCAGACTTCTAATATCATTTTCTTCGCTCTCAGGTTGCCGCGCAGAGTCGGTAGTCGGGGATAATTCAGTTCCTTGACGACGGTGAGCAAGCAGGGAAGCGCGATTTCCAGCGTTTCGTAGCCGGATTCGACCATACGTTCGACGATGAGACTTTCCGGACGAATTTCAACGATGGCGCTGATGTATGTTGCGAATGGAATGTCTAACCATGCGGCGATTCCTGGACCGACTTGACCGGTGTCGCCGTCGGTGGCGCGTTCGCCGCAGAGAATCAGGTCAAAATTTCCAAGTTTCCGGATCGCTTGAGAAATGACGTAAGAAGTTGCCCACGTATCGGCTCCCGCAAAGGCTTTATTGCTCAGTAAAATGCCGGTATCGCAACCCATGGCGATGGCTTCTTTAATTGCCAGTTCCGCTTTCGGAGGGCCCATCGATAACACGGTTGACATTCCGCCTTGTGTATCGCGGATTTGGATAGCCGCTTCGATAGCGTATAGATCGAGCGGGTTGATAATCGACTCGACACCTTCGCGCACCATTGTTCCGGTGACGGCATCCATTTTCACGTTGCTGGTTTCCGGAACCTGCTTGATCGGCACAATAATATTCACCCAATTCTCCTTCTATTTGAGATAAATCCGGTTATCTGGTGAAAAATCGTTTCAAAGACCGGATGTCGTGTAAAGTCATCAATTCTCTTTTTTATCGGGAAGTTTGGACTTCATGCCTTCGACCAGTTCTTTGACTTCGTCGAATTTCGATCGAATTTTTTTGATCAACTCCACGTCCGTATCGCGAACGTTCTCCGTTTCCAGATTGTCCATGAATCTCCATCTCCGTATTTACTTGTCCTGTTTACATTCTATTGTGTTAAAACAGTATGAAATTTTATCAACTAACGGGCAGTAATTTAAAAATTTCGACAGGATAAAAAAGCGAAAATCCGCTATTGTCGTAAAGACGGCATTTTGAAAAACCGGTGGCGCCAATTAAGTTTGGTATTATTTTTTGACGAAACAGGAATTGCAATGAAAATTGTAAACAACCGAAAGGAAAACAGATGAGTGGAATCAAGATCGTAGTCGGCGTGGATATTGGAGGAACAAATACTGGATTCGGTCTGGTTGAGCCAAGCGGAAAAATACTTGCAAAAGGCGCGATGCCGACCCATGCGGAACAGCCTGCCGAAGACTTTTTTCGGAGGCTTTTTGAGGAAATTGATTTGCTCTTTCGTGAAAATCCCGAACGGTTCGAAGTGTGTGGTGTCGGAATCGGTGCTCCGAATGCCAATTACTATACTGGCAGGATTGAGAATCCACCGAATTTGAGTTGGAAAGTCGTCGATGTCGTTGCAATCGTGAAAAAATATTTAGACGTTCCGGTCGCTCTCACGAACGACGCCAATGCGGCGGCGCTTGGCGAAATGCAGTTCGGGAATGCGCGCGGCATGAAAAATTTTGTCGAGATCACACTTGGAACCGGTCTCGGAAGCGGAATCATTGTCAATGGCGAACTCGTCTATGGACACGACGGCTTTGCGGGTGAAATGGGACATCTGATGATCGAACGAGACGGTCGCGCCTGTGGTTGCGGCAAGCGCGGCTGTTTTGAAGCCTATGTGTCAGCAACGGGACTTGCAAGAACTGCCATCGAATTATTGGTAACGGAAACCGACAAAAGTTCGCTTAGGGCGATCCCAACTCAACAAATTACCTCAAAATCGGTCTATGAAGCCGCAATTTCCGGCGACGTGATCGCTCAAAAAGCATTTGAAATTACCGGTAGATTGCTTGGAGAAACGCTTGCTAACACCGTCGAATATCTCAGTCCGGAAGCGATTTTCCTGTTTGGAGGAATGGCGGCGGCTGGCGATTTGATCTTTAAACCGGCGAAGGAACACATGGAGAAAAACCTGTTGCCAATTTTCAGGAATAAGGTCAAAATCCTTCCTTCTGGGTTAGCGGAAAATGAAGCGGCGATTCTCGGAGCCGGGGCGCTGATCTGGCACGAACTGAGCAAAAACGTCTGAAGGTTTTTGAATTGTTATCATTTTGATAAGTGCCTGTTGCAATACTAAATTTATGGAAGTATATTCTGTTGATATGAAATCTTACGACCTGATTGTCAGACTAATTATGAAATGAATAAAACAAATCTTAGCGGGAAATATGTACTTTTTTTTACCTTGTTCACTTTATCTTTGGTTTTGGTTTTGATTTTTAATCTATTTACAATGAATCGGCAAAATAACCGCCTGAAAGAACCGACGAAGATCTATTTTGTTGATAATATGTCTTCGGCGCATTTGGAAATCATTCGCCGCTTCAACGAAAAAAACAAAAACGAGATCGAGATCGTTCCAATTAATCTTCCTTTCACCAAGTTTTCGACGAATGAACGGAAAGAACTGATTGCCCGGTCATTGAGAGATCGCGATAGCCGTATCGATATCTTTGCCGTTGATCAGATTTGGGCGCCGCGTTTTGCGAAATGGGGTGAACCGCTGGCGAAATATTTTTCACAAAAAAATCTCTCTAATCTGATTCGTCCGGCGCTTTCGACCTGTTATTTCAATCAAATGCTTGTTGGGGTTCCGCTCTACATAGATTTGGGCGTTTTGTATTACCGGCGCGATCTTCTGAGGAGGTTCACGGACGAAAAACACTTTGAGGCGAGATTGAAGCAATCAATAACGTGGGAAGAAATGATCGAACTGTCACGAAAATATGGCGTTGATGGGAATTTCTACCTATTTCAAGGCGATAGTTATGAAGGGCTAATCTGCAACTATTTCGAGATTTTCTTTGCTTTGGGCGGAAACATTCATAATGGAAATATGCTTCGTTTCAATACCAAAGAAGGGCGAAAAAGCGCCGCGTTTATGGTGGACTTGATTCACAAATATCGTTTATCTCCAATTGAAGTGACGACATTTAACGAGCAGGATTCTTATTTCTGGGCGCTCAAACATGACGCGCCATTTTTCAGAGGCTGGTCGAGTTTTTTAAAAGATATGAAAGTTCCAGATTCCGATTCAGCCAAGGTTCAACTTCTCGGTATGGCCTGTTTGCCTCATTTCGACGGTCGGCAACCGGTCACGGTTTTCGGTGGCTGGAATCTGATGATTTCCAAACATTCGACAAAAAAAATGGAAGCGGTTAAATTTCTGGAGTTTGTTCTATCCAAAGAATCCCAAGAAACGCTTCTGCGCTACTCCGGATATCTGCCCATTCGTCAGGATATTTACGATGATCCGGAGATTCTGAAGGGATTTCCTTATCTCGTGGAAATCAAACAGATGATGCATTACGGCGTCCACCGACCTCCACTGGCGGATTATACCAAGATATCTGACATTTTATCGTTTCATCTTGGAAAAGCACTAAAGGGCGAGATAAACGTAAAGACCGCCTTGGAAGAGGTGGATAAAACCATCGAATCCAAGCAACATTTTATTAAATAAACTATACGATCGATGAACCGCGTTCTGAACCGATTGCAACGTTACCGATTTGAAGTCCGGCATTTTATCATTTTCTTTATCGTTCTGGCAACATTCCAGCTTTTTCTTTCGTATCTGCATAAAGTTTCCAGCCGGAACCTCATTGAACAGAGCATGAGCCTATACCGGAAAGATTCGGCGGTTCGCCTCGCTAATCTGACGACGACGTCGCTCGAACTTATCGTCGAACAGAGTCTCACGAATCCCGTTCAAACCAAAGCCAATTCACGAAAAATCATTCAGGTGTTCAACATCATCATGAATCAACAGACGCTTCAGCAGAATGTGGACCAACTATGCGTCGTTTTCAGTTTCGGCGGGAAGCCGTTCATCATCGATCAGGGCGAAGAACTTTATGCATTGTTATTTCACGACCAGATTCCGGATCAGAAACATAAATCAGTCTATGCCGAAGCGATCCGGCGTTACAGGGAAGCGAAGGATGAATTATTGCAGACTGAGCAGATCAATTGTACTTGGGACAATGTTCAATCGTTTCATGTGTTGGTTCCTTTTGTGCTGAGAGGCGAATTCGAAGGTGTCGTTTATATGAAGATATCGCCCGACCTGAGCAAGATTGTCCGGGAAATTTCAACCGTTTATGACGAGACAAGCATCGTTTTCACTGCGTTGATTTTGTTTGGTTTGTTGGCAATGTTTTACATTACGTCCTACACCGTCAAAGAACGCGATCATGCACAGGAACTTCTGTTTAAGGAACGGGAAGATCAGATCAAGAGCGACATCGAACACCAGAAAGAGGCGCTCTTCACCAAACGTATTTATCACGCGCATCACAAAGCGGAAAAGATCATGGGATTTATTAAGGAGGAAATCCGAAACTTGTCGGAAATGAACATCTCCGCCTTCAAACATGTCGCCACGAAATACTCGAATTTTATCTCACGGGTCATCTATGATATGAAGTGGTTTGAACCGCCGATCCATGCGACACGCAACCCGATTTTCAGTACGGATATCAATCAGGTGATTCATTTTTTAGTCGAATACGTTTTCCAGCGCGTCTATGAAAAAAACAGTGCCTGTGAGTTCAAACTCGAACTCGATCCGGCGCTTCCGCCGGTTCAGATCAACGAATATGTGATCTGGGAAATTCTCGAACCGCTGATTCAGAACTGTGTCGATCATAATCAGGGGCAAAATGTCATCATTACAATTCAAACGAAATATGAGCCGTCGGAAGAGCGTTCAACGATTCATATTCGCGATAATGGAAAAGGAATCGACTCGGATCTACTCGCTTTCAATGAAGAAAGTGTCCGGAAAATTTTTCTGGAAAATACGTCAACCCGGGAGAATAGTATCAACTCCGGATACGGTTGTTACATTGCTTATGAATTGAGTGTCAATCGCTGTGGTTGGTCGTTAGACGTTCAAAATGCGGAAACAGGCGGCGCCGTTGTCGTCATTACCGTTCCAAATGGATAATTCTAAACCTTAGTCGCATGAAGCCGATTGGAGAATCAAGATGATTAAAAATACCATCCGCCTGCTGTTAATCGAAGACGAAGCGTTTGATGTGCGGCGGATACAAAACACGCTCAAACCGTACGAGAGAATCATCATTTCGGATATCGTTTCCAGCGGGGGCGACGCGCTGAAACTGATCGCTCAAAATGATTATGATGTTGTGGTGATGGATTTTCAGATCGCGGGCGGCATTATGGGTGAGGAATTGATTCGGGAAATCCGGAAACTTAACGCCACGGTTCAGATTATCGCCATCACCAAGATGACGATTTACCAGACCAATTTTGACTTTGCGAACCGGCTAATCCGCGCTGGAGCATTTTGGTTTTGCACGAAGTATCCGGTCGATATTGAAAATTTTATCTATCAGCCGACGGACTTCATCCTGAGCATTGTCAATGCTTACGAAAAACGCCGGTTGGAAATCGACCGGGAACACTCGAAAAACAAGTTGAGTCGGACGGTCAGCGATATTTTATCGCGGAAAGTCATCATTGGTGTATCATCGGCAATTCAGGAACTTCGGGAGCAGATACGCAAATACGCCGATGCCAATGCAAATGTGTTGATCTACGGAAAATCCGGAACGGGTAAGGAACTTGTGGCGACGAATATTCACTATTTAAGCAGTCGCAAACTCGAGAACTTTGTGCCAATTAACTGCGGTGGCATTCCGCGTGAACTGATCGAAAGTGAATTGTTCGGATTCGAGAAAGGATCATTTACCGGTGCGCAAGACAGTCGGTCGGGTCTTTTTGAACAGGCGAACAATGGAACGATTTTTTTAGATGAAGTCAGTGAGTTCCCGCTCTCGGCGCAGTCAAAACTTCTGCGCGTTTTGCAGGACGGACAAATTGAAAAGATCGGTAGAAAACAACGTTACGAGGTCGATGTCCGCGTCATTTCCGCCACGAATAAAGACCTTGAGAAAATGGTCAGCGACAAGGAATTTCGCGAAGACCTTTTTTATCGGTTGAACGTACTTCAAATTTACGTCCCAACGCTTCAGGAACGACCGGAAGATATTCCGGTTCTCGCCGACCATTATCTCCGGCGGTACTGCCACGGTTTGGGGCGAGCGGTTCCGGAATTTGAGCCCGGTGTGATGGATGTGCTGACCGATTTTTCGTGGCCGGGAAACGTCCGGCAACTTCAGAATACGCTTCAACGTATGATTTTTCTCAGTAGCGAAGAATCTATCTCGAAGAAAACGGTATTGGTATCAATCGGTGCAAAAAATTTCCAACCGGATATGCGGGTAACCTATCGGTTTGATAAAAATCAAATCTTGCCGCTGACAGAAAT is a window from the Candidatus Marinimicrobia bacterium CG08_land_8_20_14_0_20_45_22 genome containing:
- a CDS encoding FAD-binding oxidoreductase — encoded protein: MSHYTYNLINPPIVDELKSIVGAKYVIFGEPDKMEPYSHDEVAEKHYAHMPEAVVKPRTAEEISKIMKLANRENIPVTPRGAGSGLSGGAVPLHGGISLSLERMNEILEIDKENLVVVVEPGVVTNEINEKLKAYGLFFAGYPMSVESCFIGGNVAENAGGGRAVKYGVTDRYIIGLEVVTPEGEIIHLGGKLSKNVVGYDFIKLMVGSEGTLGIFTKIYIKLLPLPTEKIDLLVMFKDAESAIRIVPTIMTMGHVIPTSIEFMDKLSFQTSYK
- a CDS encoding electron transfer flavoprotein subunit alpha; this encodes MSYTDVWILGEQEDGKVKLVSYELLKRGRALADKRGVKLVAIMLGKQINTEGLQELIHRGADRVIVVESPSLEHFLPEPYVNTFLCLIQRYQPEILIASATTTGRTVMPALAVKCNTGLTADCTDLDIENGTGCLIQTRPAIGGNILATIKTPTCRPEMATVRPHSNKPLPADTTHTGEIIYESIDPNLLKSRVKRLGFKANIEEGGSIQDAEIIIAGGKGFKKSDNFQMIHELAGIFGAAVGASRDAVDLGWATYPHQVGLSGKTVSPKLYIAIAISGSVQHLAGIKTAENIIAINSDPDAQIFQVANYGIAADLFEILPVLIGKLKALKQQKSL
- a CDS encoding electron transfer flavoprotein subunit beta, which produces MNIIVPIKQVPETSNVKMDAVTGTMVREGVESIINPLDLYAIEAAIQIRDTQGGMSTVLSMGPPKAELAIKEAIAMGCDTGILLSNKAFAGADTWATSYVISQAIRKLGNFDLILCGERATDGDTGQVGPGIAAWLDIPFATYISAIVEIRPESLIVERMVESGYETLEIALPCLLTVVKELNYPRLPTLRGNLRAKKMILEVWGPTEIDALTENLGLQGSPTRVVKISTPQVARNGEVVQPKDEHEIEIAVDGLINYLQSKEII
- a CDS encoding glucokinase, producing the protein MSGIKIVVGVDIGGTNTGFGLVEPSGKILAKGAMPTHAEQPAEDFFRRLFEEIDLLFRENPERFEVCGVGIGAPNANYYTGRIENPPNLSWKVVDVVAIVKKYLDVPVALTNDANAAALGEMQFGNARGMKNFVEITLGTGLGSGIIVNGELVYGHDGFAGEMGHLMIERDGRACGCGKRGCFEAYVSATGLARTAIELLVTETDKSSLRAIPTQQITSKSVYEAAISGDVIAQKAFEITGRLLGETLANTVEYLSPEAIFLFGGMAAAGDLIFKPAKEHMEKNLLPIFRNKVKILPSGLAENEAAILGAGALIWHELSKNV
- a CDS encoding histidine kinase, with amino-acid sequence MNRVLNRLQRYRFEVRHFIIFFIVLATFQLFLSYLHKVSSRNLIEQSMSLYRKDSAVRLANLTTTSLELIVEQSLTNPVQTKANSRKIIQVFNIIMNQQTLQQNVDQLCVVFSFGGKPFIIDQGEELYALLFHDQIPDQKHKSVYAEAIRRYREAKDELLQTEQINCTWDNVQSFHVLVPFVLRGEFEGVVYMKISPDLSKIVREISTVYDETSIVFTALILFGLLAMFYITSYTVKERDHAQELLFKEREDQIKSDIEHQKEALFTKRIYHAHHKAEKIMGFIKEEIRNLSEMNISAFKHVATKYSNFISRVIYDMKWFEPPIHATRNPIFSTDINQVIHFLVEYVFQRVYEKNSACEFKLELDPALPPVQINEYVIWEILEPLIQNCVDHNQGQNVIITIQTKYEPSEERSTIHIRDNGKGIDSDLLAFNEESVRKIFLENTSTRENSINSGYGCYIAYELSVNRCGWSLDVQNAETGGAVVVITVPNG
- a CDS encoding sigma-54-dependent Fis family transcriptional regulator; the encoded protein is MIKNTIRLLLIEDEAFDVRRIQNTLKPYERIIISDIVSSGGDALKLIAQNDYDVVVMDFQIAGGIMGEELIREIRKLNATVQIIAITKMTIYQTNFDFANRLIRAGAFWFCTKYPVDIENFIYQPTDFILSIVNAYEKRRLEIDREHSKNKLSRTVSDILSRKVIIGVSSAIQELREQIRKYADANANVLIYGKSGTGKELVATNIHYLSSRKLENFVPINCGGIPRELIESELFGFEKGSFTGAQDSRSGLFEQANNGTIFLDEVSEFPLSAQSKLLRVLQDGQIEKIGRKQRYEVDVRVISATNKDLEKMVSDKEFREDLFYRLNVLQIYVPTLQERPEDIPVLADHYLRRYCHGLGRAVPEFEPGVMDVLTDFSWPGNVRQLQNTLQRMIFLSSEESISKKTVLVSIGAKNFQPDMRVTYRFDKNQILPLTEIERQFRKNYMQFVRENSKTDAEAAKKLGLAPPNYYRISKELGMK